Proteins encoded by one window of Akkermansia muciniphila ATCC BAA-835:
- a CDS encoding LptF/LptG family permease encodes MAIQARHFRQWSAFLLLLALGGAAAWFLMPREWSQMQWEIPGTPSEYPLSQLLRPWLILLGCFLPALGMFLYNRSSILDKYVARTWFTAFIMCTAILTLIYIIGDFADNVGDLMNLDAPLMGTFRFYLSQLPMILNLILPYTLLLGTLWALTKLSSSSEITGMLQSGRSLLRINTPIIIGAVFASIYFGIFGFHWAPNSALYRKLMFSSLSQNKNNHASQSTIYKNDAESRIWYLGNPPGIDSPGNPFRQVRVEQFSAPGKMKYELFADEATWDPASRTWTFRQAIKRNYSQEEPRQLHDVPVFAGQEYQTLKEHYPETPWQLISPNVRVDTQGTPALQELIKSGTTNARYLRSLQTEWHVRIARIFSCIILTFIAIPSAITFQRRSAMSGIGIALFLAAAMLFLYEFFPTLASAGYLPTWLGAWMPNIIYTIIAIRLFQTKLAHRSFSELLRGLKKTPVHDHS; translated from the coding sequence ATGGCAATCCAGGCCCGACATTTCCGCCAATGGTCCGCATTTCTCCTCCTGCTTGCGCTGGGAGGAGCGGCAGCCTGGTTTCTGATGCCCCGGGAATGGTCCCAGATGCAATGGGAAATTCCCGGTACGCCGTCCGAATATCCCCTTTCCCAGCTCCTGCGGCCCTGGCTCATCCTTCTGGGCTGCTTTCTCCCCGCGCTGGGAATGTTCCTGTACAACCGTTCGAGCATCCTGGACAAGTATGTGGCGCGCACCTGGTTCACGGCCTTCATCATGTGTACGGCCATCCTGACGCTGATTTACATTATCGGAGATTTTGCGGACAATGTGGGAGACCTGATGAACCTGGACGCACCCCTCATGGGCACGTTCCGCTTTTACCTGAGCCAGCTGCCCATGATCCTGAACCTGATTCTGCCTTATACCCTTCTCCTGGGAACACTCTGGGCGCTTACCAAACTTTCCTCATCCTCAGAAATCACCGGCATGCTGCAGTCCGGACGGTCCCTGCTCCGAATCAACACCCCCATCATCATCGGTGCCGTCTTTGCCTCCATCTACTTCGGCATCTTCGGGTTCCACTGGGCACCCAACTCCGCCCTGTACAGGAAACTGATGTTCTCCTCCCTGAGCCAGAACAAAAATAACCATGCTTCCCAGAGCACCATCTACAAAAATGATGCGGAATCCCGCATCTGGTATCTGGGCAATCCTCCCGGAATTGATTCCCCCGGCAATCCTTTCCGGCAGGTGCGGGTGGAACAGTTCAGCGCCCCCGGAAAGATGAAATACGAGCTGTTTGCCGATGAAGCCACCTGGGATCCGGCCTCCAGGACATGGACCTTCCGGCAGGCCATCAAAAGAAATTATTCCCAGGAGGAACCCCGCCAGCTCCATGATGTTCCCGTTTTTGCCGGACAGGAATACCAAACGCTGAAAGAGCATTATCCCGAAACACCCTGGCAACTGATTTCACCCAACGTCCGCGTGGATACACAGGGAACCCCGGCTCTCCAGGAACTCATCAAGTCCGGCACGACAAATGCCAGGTACCTCAGAAGCCTGCAGACGGAATGGCACGTCAGGATCGCCCGCATATTTTCCTGCATTATCCTGACATTTATTGCCATCCCCTCCGCCATCACGTTCCAGAGGCGCTCCGCCATGTCCGGCATCGGCATTGCGTTGTTCCTAGCGGCAGCCATGCTGTTCCTGTATGAGTTTTTCCCCACCCTGGCCTCCGCAGGCTACCTCCCCACCTGGCTGGGAGCATGGATGCCCAACATTATCTACACCATCATCGCCATCCGCCTTTTTCAAACCAAGCTGGCTCACAGAAGCTTCTCGGAATTATTGAGAGGCTTGAAAAAGACTCCCGTCCATGACCATTCCTGA
- a CDS encoding M60 family metallopeptidase yields the protein MNIPSFSRSVSRGSAVGWFLVLLLVCGAGAGYYLYQDNLAKRKAAQELTAERKLKEKKAREAAEKQRIKREREIREKKEKERLAAQKAYEEAQEEKARQAAEAARKLQEQAEREEREKRRREELERREREEEARRQEEDTPVEEEPEPEGRFPQPVKNRMPELSVYSIPCRDDIQTEKDKLLETWSWDKAEKMEGMEEFPTGSSPWKKGKDAGRMQALLEKCREWKDAKLASLKACPAAKDFPGVPENGAQTVRRTVEIDSNIGGWHSTGLYAPPGAEISCSLSGAPKDGSISVRIGCHTDSLHKLDEWKRVPEITMQVPAGRGRVKMVNPMGGLVYVNVGQRPRRGKVFKVQISGAVPSPLFVMGKTTPEQWAEQLENTKAPWGEIRMPRLIVTMPVEQLKQCPDVQKTAEFLQKNMALQDWIMGWDTKPDRLHHPMRFVVDRQISAGAGHSGYPAMATKDWTNSIATGSIIHSGSWGLWHELGHNHQSPPFTMEGQTEVSVNIFSMVCEVMGTGKDFESCWGGGMGPYGMSAEMKKYFSGTQTYNEAPNKVQLFFWVELMYYLGFDAFRQVALQFHDKPYDNGELSDEKKWEWVMNAFSKVTGKNMGPFFKIWRTPVSERATGRMKDLPAWLPSKDYPACYTAEE from the coding sequence ATGAACATTCCCTCTTTTTCCCGTAGCGTTTCCAGAGGTTCCGCCGTGGGCTGGTTTTTAGTGTTGCTGCTGGTTTGCGGTGCCGGAGCCGGATATTATCTTTACCAGGATAACCTGGCAAAAAGAAAAGCGGCCCAGGAATTGACCGCCGAACGTAAATTGAAGGAGAAGAAGGCCAGGGAAGCTGCGGAGAAACAGCGAATAAAACGGGAACGGGAAATCAGGGAGAAGAAGGAAAAGGAACGGCTGGCGGCCCAGAAGGCTTATGAGGAAGCGCAGGAAGAGAAGGCGCGGCAGGCGGCGGAAGCGGCCCGTAAGCTTCAGGAGCAGGCCGAACGCGAAGAACGGGAAAAAAGGAGAAGGGAGGAGCTGGAACGGCGCGAACGTGAGGAAGAGGCCCGCAGGCAGGAGGAAGATACTCCTGTGGAGGAAGAGCCTGAACCGGAAGGGCGTTTTCCCCAACCCGTGAAAAACCGGATGCCGGAGCTTTCCGTTTATTCTATTCCTTGCAGGGATGATATCCAGACGGAAAAAGACAAGCTGCTGGAAACATGGTCCTGGGACAAGGCGGAAAAAATGGAGGGTATGGAGGAATTCCCCACGGGTTCCTCTCCGTGGAAAAAAGGGAAAGACGCCGGACGCATGCAGGCGCTTCTGGAAAAATGCCGGGAATGGAAGGATGCCAAACTTGCCTCGCTGAAGGCGTGCCCGGCGGCGAAGGATTTTCCCGGCGTTCCGGAGAATGGGGCCCAGACGGTCAGGCGGACGGTGGAGATAGATTCCAATATTGGAGGCTGGCATAGTACGGGACTGTATGCGCCGCCCGGGGCGGAAATTTCGTGTTCCCTGTCCGGCGCTCCCAAAGACGGTTCGATCAGCGTCCGCATAGGATGCCATACGGACAGCCTTCATAAGCTGGATGAATGGAAAAGAGTGCCGGAAATAACCATGCAGGTTCCGGCTGGCCGTGGGCGCGTGAAAATGGTGAATCCGATGGGCGGCCTTGTTTATGTGAATGTAGGCCAGCGTCCCAGACGGGGAAAGGTCTTCAAGGTTCAGATTTCCGGAGCCGTGCCTTCACCTCTGTTCGTAATGGGGAAGACCACTCCGGAACAATGGGCCGAACAATTGGAAAATACCAAGGCCCCGTGGGGGGAAATCCGCATGCCCCGGCTTATTGTCACGATGCCCGTGGAACAGCTGAAACAATGTCCGGATGTTCAGAAGACGGCGGAATTTCTGCAAAAAAACATGGCTCTTCAGGACTGGATTATGGGATGGGATACCAAGCCGGACCGCCTGCATCATCCGATGCGCTTTGTCGTGGACAGGCAGATATCCGCCGGGGCCGGGCATTCCGGTTATCCCGCCATGGCCACGAAGGACTGGACGAATTCCATTGCCACCGGTTCCATCATCCATTCCGGAAGCTGGGGTTTGTGGCATGAACTGGGGCATAACCACCAATCCCCTCCCTTTACGATGGAAGGCCAGACGGAGGTATCCGTCAACATATTCTCCATGGTGTGTGAAGTGATGGGGACTGGAAAAGACTTTGAATCCTGCTGGGGCGGCGGCATGGGGCCGTACGGCATGAGCGCGGAAATGAAAAAATATTTTTCAGGCACCCAGACTTACAATGAGGCTCCCAACAAGGTGCAGCTCTTCTTCTGGGTGGAGCTGATGTACTATCTGGGGTTTGACGCCTTCCGCCAGGTGGCTCTTCAATTCCATGACAAGCCTTATGACAACGGCGAACTGAGTGATGAAAAGAAATGGGAATGGGTCATGAACGCTTTTTCCAAGGTCACGGGAAAGAACATGGGGCCTTTCTTTAAGATTTGGCGTACGCCGGTTTCCGAACGCGCTACGGGCAGAATGAAAGACCTTCCCGCCTGGCTTCCTTCCAAGGATTATCCGGCCTGTTATACCGCAGAGGAATAA
- a CDS encoding DNA-directed RNA polymerase subunit alpha: MSENETTTAEETAVTTLARFEVPSRLEKIEDPNDANHLTFVAEPFENGYGHTLGNSLRRVLLGSLEGAAITSVRIAGAQHEFSSLPGVVEDVTEIVLNLKKVKFKHNGKEPRLLSLRVHKQGVVTAADIADDTVYQVVNPDQIICTLDQDTMFECEFQVRVGRGFATGDENKVPDMPIGVIPIDSIFSPVTRVKYSVQNTRVGQMTDYDKLILEVWTDGRIAPADAMLQASAILRHHLDVFVNYDDKQVNFEEAPSAVQDEETARLRKLLNMSVNEIELSVRAANCLNNANITTVGQLAMKSESEMLKYRNFGKKSLNEIKDKLLELGLSLGVQVDPSLLTGPVPQAKPRLGLEEESPVGLADLIAANIEDDDD; encoded by the coding sequence ATGTCGGAAAACGAAACCACTACTGCAGAAGAAACCGCCGTTACCACGCTGGCCCGTTTTGAGGTTCCCAGCCGTCTGGAAAAAATTGAAGATCCGAATGATGCGAATCATTTGACCTTTGTGGCGGAACCGTTTGAAAACGGTTACGGCCATACGCTTGGCAACTCCCTGCGCCGCGTTCTTCTGGGTTCTCTTGAAGGCGCCGCCATTACCTCCGTCCGCATCGCCGGTGCGCAGCATGAATTTTCCTCCCTGCCCGGTGTGGTGGAAGATGTGACGGAAATCGTGCTGAACCTGAAAAAGGTCAAATTCAAGCATAACGGCAAGGAACCGCGCCTGCTCTCTCTGCGCGTGCATAAGCAGGGCGTTGTGACTGCTGCCGATATTGCCGACGACACCGTTTACCAGGTGGTCAATCCCGATCAAATCATTTGCACTCTGGATCAGGACACCATGTTCGAATGCGAATTCCAGGTTCGCGTGGGCCGCGGTTTTGCCACCGGCGATGAAAACAAGGTGCCGGATATGCCCATCGGCGTGATTCCGATCGACTCCATTTTCTCTCCGGTTACCCGCGTGAAGTATTCTGTGCAGAATACCCGTGTGGGGCAGATGACTGACTACGACAAGCTGATCCTTGAAGTCTGGACGGACGGCCGCATCGCCCCCGCAGACGCCATGCTCCAGGCTTCCGCCATTCTGCGCCATCACCTGGACGTATTCGTCAACTATGACGACAAGCAGGTCAACTTTGAGGAAGCTCCTTCCGCCGTCCAGGACGAGGAAACGGCCCGCCTGCGCAAGTTGCTCAACATGAGCGTCAACGAAATCGAGCTTTCCGTGCGTGCCGCCAACTGCCTCAACAATGCCAATATCACGACCGTTGGCCAGCTTGCCATGAAGAGCGAAAGCGAAATGCTCAAGTACCGCAATTTCGGCAAAAAATCCCTCAACGAAATCAAGGACAAATTGCTGGAACTGGGTCTTTCCCTGGGCGTTCAGGTGGATCCATCCCTGCTTACCGGTCCCGTGCCGCAGGCCAAGCCGCGCCTGGGTCTGGAAGAGGAAAGCCCCGTGGGCCTGGCAGACCTGATTGCCGCCAACATCGAAGACGACGACGACTAA
- the fabD gene encoding ACP S-malonyltransferase, whose protein sequence is MDAVLLFSGQGAQKVGMGKDLYDQYPVAKALIEQADKALGESLSAVMFEGPGEELTRTCNCQPALYVHGLACLAVLKELVPSLNPVAAAGLSLGEFTAHAAAGTYSFEEGLRLVQKRGAFMEEACNATKGTMAAMIGGTDENVIKLAQECDVDVANFNCPGQTVVSGTEEGVAKAVAGAKAAGCKIAKKLNVAGAYHSRLMYSAMVKLAEELKNISFGTPSMPVYCNYEARVVEGPDDIRSMLEHQVCGSVRWTASMQKLVDQGHRLFIELGPGKTLAGMMARICKEATVISIEDVPSLEAAVAELNK, encoded by the coding sequence ATGGACGCAGTATTATTGTTTTCCGGACAAGGTGCCCAAAAAGTAGGCATGGGCAAAGATTTGTATGACCAGTATCCCGTCGCCAAAGCCCTGATTGAACAGGCGGACAAGGCGCTTGGAGAATCCCTTTCTGCCGTCATGTTTGAAGGCCCCGGCGAAGAACTGACGCGTACCTGCAACTGTCAGCCCGCCCTCTACGTACATGGCCTTGCCTGCCTGGCCGTCTTGAAGGAGCTCGTTCCCTCCCTGAATCCTGTGGCTGCCGCCGGCCTTTCCCTGGGGGAATTCACGGCTCATGCCGCTGCCGGGACCTATTCTTTTGAAGAAGGCCTCCGCCTTGTCCAGAAGCGCGGCGCGTTTATGGAGGAAGCATGCAACGCCACGAAAGGCACTATGGCCGCCATGATCGGCGGCACGGATGAAAACGTCATTAAGCTGGCGCAGGAATGTGACGTGGATGTTGCCAATTTCAATTGCCCCGGCCAGACAGTCGTTTCCGGTACGGAGGAAGGTGTGGCCAAGGCTGTAGCAGGGGCGAAGGCCGCCGGCTGCAAGATTGCCAAGAAGCTCAATGTGGCGGGCGCCTACCATTCCCGTCTGATGTACAGCGCTATGGTAAAGCTGGCGGAAGAACTCAAGAATATTTCCTTCGGTACGCCGTCCATGCCTGTTTATTGCAATTATGAAGCCCGGGTAGTGGAAGGTCCGGACGACATCCGCAGCATGCTGGAACACCAGGTATGCGGATCCGTGCGCTGGACGGCTTCCATGCAGAAGCTGGTGGATCAGGGCCACCGCCTTTTCATTGAACTGGGGCCGGGCAAGACACTGGCCGGCATGATGGCTCGCATCTGCAAGGAAGCTACGGTCATCTCCATTGAAGACGTGCCCAGCCTGGAAGCCGCCGTTGCGGAGCTGAACAAATAA
- a CDS encoding alpha/beta hydrolase yields the protein MFKRLVQLFLLFFLAAAGVLAWFAWYVSTPLLIPVGGEEPASSPVAGSLVMEPVEAVSSDGTAIEGYLVSPGRPEALSPRQSRVRDTLKLRGKMPHLEAKPELVVIAASWNEGVESSLPLAEGLAGAGYTSLIWNPRGKNNTRQFCTYGLREYADVTALLDAVSRKQGGLPPVAAVGQGFGAAVLLKAASEDPRIRCMVSMDCFPSLKTVAVREMEQDWGKPLCYAAYWLLDAGVDWRAGFSTFDVAPVDDALKLDYPVMVVCTNQYFFSTLEDCLSIYDSLKNEKKQLYESIREGEPYGTRERTFLHSIEGKKGEKFEKIYKVNVYAGDDELQAGIAEWIHENTRMPMPRVLPHESYSAPVTGTAPSGS from the coding sequence ATGTTCAAACGTCTTGTTCAATTGTTTCTTCTGTTTTTTCTGGCTGCTGCGGGTGTTCTGGCGTGGTTTGCTTGGTACGTCTCCACTCCCCTGCTCATTCCCGTGGGAGGGGAGGAACCCGCCTCTTCTCCCGTTGCGGGTTCCCTGGTGATGGAACCCGTGGAAGCCGTTTCATCCGATGGCACGGCTATTGAAGGTTATCTGGTGAGCCCGGGGCGTCCGGAGGCTTTGTCTCCGCGCCAGAGCCGCGTGCGGGATACTCTGAAATTGCGCGGGAAAATGCCGCATTTGGAGGCAAAACCGGAGCTGGTTGTGATAGCCGCTTCTTGGAATGAGGGAGTGGAAAGTTCCCTCCCTCTGGCGGAAGGGCTGGCAGGAGCCGGTTACACGAGCCTGATATGGAATCCGCGCGGGAAGAACAATACCCGTCAATTCTGCACGTACGGATTAAGGGAATATGCGGATGTAACGGCGCTTTTGGACGCCGTATCCCGGAAGCAGGGCGGATTGCCTCCCGTGGCTGCCGTGGGGCAGGGATTTGGTGCGGCCGTGCTGTTGAAAGCCGCGTCTGAAGATCCCCGCATCCGCTGCATGGTCAGCATGGACTGCTTTCCTTCCCTGAAAACCGTGGCTGTCCGGGAGATGGAGCAGGATTGGGGCAAGCCTCTGTGCTATGCCGCTTATTGGCTGCTGGATGCCGGGGTGGATTGGCGTGCGGGGTTCAGTACGTTTGACGTGGCTCCCGTGGATGATGCCCTGAAATTGGATTATCCGGTCATGGTGGTTTGTACGAACCAATATTTTTTCTCCACGCTGGAAGATTGCCTGAGCATTTACGATTCCCTGAAAAATGAGAAAAAACAGCTTTATGAATCCATCCGGGAAGGGGAACCGTATGGCACCCGGGAACGGACTTTCCTGCATTCCATTGAAGGAAAGAAGGGGGAAAAATTTGAAAAAATTTATAAGGTCAACGTCTATGCGGGGGATGACGAGCTGCAGGCTGGCATTGCGGAATGGATTCATGAGAATACGCGTATGCCCATGCCCAGGGTGTTGCCTCATGAGTCTTACAGTGCGCCCGTTACGGGTACCGCTCCTTCCGGTTCATGA
- the rplQ gene encoding 50S ribosomal protein L17 gives MRHGVKTSKLQRNASHRRALLANQACSLILNGRITTTLAKAKALRPYVEKLITLAKRGDVHSRRLATATIHNTTAVKRLFDEIAPLCAERKGGYTRIVKLGQRLTDSALVAMIEIIDLPREAAEKEEAPATTEATA, from the coding sequence ATGAGACACGGTGTAAAAACCTCCAAGCTTCAGCGCAATGCTTCTCACCGCAGGGCTCTGCTCGCCAACCAGGCATGCAGCCTCATCCTCAATGGACGCATCACCACCACCCTGGCCAAGGCCAAGGCCCTGCGCCCCTATGTGGAAAAGCTGATTACGCTTGCCAAGCGCGGTGACGTGCATTCCCGCCGCCTGGCTACCGCTACCATTCATAATACGACCGCCGTTAAGCGGCTGTTTGATGAAATCGCTCCTCTTTGCGCGGAACGCAAGGGCGGCTATACCCGCATCGTCAAGCTGGGCCAGCGTCTGACTGATTCCGCCCTTGTGGCCATGATCGAAATTATCGATCTGCCCCGTGAGGCTGCCGAAAAGGAAGAAGCTCCCGCCACCACGGAAGCCACCGCCTAA
- a CDS encoding HAD family hydrolase — protein sequence MRVLPVRALPKPERLRYLFSFDFDDTLFTLGGPAEERSIFFRTMRMLRSQYGVLWGVNTGRDPVYLREGLADMFRDDAEAFAPDFTVTMERNVHLADAEGRLMPGAAWNDDCAVAHDSLFTRYGGMLESLMGQLESRFSGLGLRRQDNDAFSLVVDDACGLDEVSCVIQDTVGPYEEIVTQRAGPYLRFSHRDYNKGTSLSFVASRFGIPSSHVAIFGDGHNDLDAMRHLPEAFRCCPSNAAQEVKDMVARGHGYISPEPRTRGVLDGLAHGVFPYFGMKAEVLKEDI from the coding sequence ATGCGTGTCCTTCCGGTTCGGGCGCTGCCGAAACCCGAACGGCTCCGGTATCTTTTCTCCTTTGATTTTGACGATACTCTGTTCACTCTTGGAGGCCCTGCGGAAGAAAGGAGCATTTTTTTCAGAACCATGCGCATGCTCCGGTCGCAGTATGGTGTTCTCTGGGGCGTTAATACGGGGCGCGACCCTGTCTACCTGAGGGAAGGTCTGGCGGATATGTTCCGGGATGATGCGGAAGCGTTTGCCCCGGATTTTACGGTGACGATGGAACGGAATGTTCATCTGGCGGATGCGGAGGGCAGGCTGATGCCCGGCGCCGCGTGGAACGATGACTGCGCTGTTGCCCATGACAGCTTGTTCACCCGTTACGGCGGCATGCTGGAATCATTGATGGGCCAGCTGGAAAGCCGGTTTTCCGGGCTGGGACTTCGCAGGCAGGACAATGACGCTTTTTCCCTGGTGGTGGATGATGCCTGCGGCCTGGATGAAGTTTCCTGCGTCATTCAGGATACGGTTGGTCCGTATGAGGAAATTGTCACGCAAAGGGCAGGTCCCTACCTGCGTTTCAGCCACCGTGATTACAATAAGGGAACATCCCTTTCCTTTGTTGCCTCCCGGTTCGGCATTCCGTCTTCCCATGTCGCCATTTTCGGCGACGGGCACAATGATCTGGACGCCATGCGGCACTTGCCGGAGGCATTCCGGTGCTGCCCTTCCAATGCGGCGCAGGAAGTGAAAGACATGGTTGCCCGCGGCCATGGATACATTAGCCCGGAACCGCGCACCCGGGGCGTTCTGGACGGCCTGGCACATGGAGTGTTCCCTTATTTCGGGATGAAGGCGGAGGTTTTGAAGGAGGATATTTGA
- a CDS encoding OmpA family protein encodes MSANQDNNRELRENRRRRSRFILPAPRHLAAVAAGALLAAVLVHYLGFIVLSWFDLGIHVHKAPTVQEDRKPLPEKIVLKADDRPAPDVAEAVEKPDIEQLEEIPPELPDLEDMLPEQVVIAPGETSFSADPVSPSPPESLSPKMPQVDMNAVAKGLPEPSPPEMLKSSASPVTIKTAEPDMVNPDEWYNNKLKGAGGQDDSHLPDGSKSLSQLMAQSSLGKDSGYSRLGADLLFEYNKAVMKNSARLSMLQLAGLMMKNPDTIFIVEGHTDSFGSEEYNAVLSLMRANAVRQWLKDNGIALTRPNGECRLYIRACGSSRPVVSIRGDRDAQAANRRVEIHMRKPGEEIPAGSLPLTYAVDMSTPVARQVRAGVGARAGIPSSAAERKAPPAGRSSSASPERRENPALRQEVIPEAEPIPETIPSAEPVEERIPSAEPVEDDIPLAEPVVCAGSRAVVKGGAGLRWN; translated from the coding sequence GTGAGTGCGAATCAGGACAACAACCGAGAACTCCGCGAAAACCGCCGCAGGCGCAGCCGTTTTATTCTGCCCGCGCCTCGCCATCTGGCAGCTGTGGCGGCAGGGGCTCTCCTTGCCGCCGTGCTGGTGCATTACCTGGGGTTTATCGTTCTGAGCTGGTTTGATCTGGGCATTCATGTGCACAAAGCCCCCACTGTCCAGGAGGACAGAAAGCCTCTGCCTGAAAAAATAGTTCTGAAGGCGGACGACCGTCCTGCTCCGGATGTAGCGGAAGCCGTTGAAAAACCGGATATTGAGCAACTTGAAGAGATTCCCCCGGAATTGCCGGATTTAGAGGATATGCTTCCGGAGCAGGTAGTGATTGCTCCGGGGGAAACCAGCTTTTCCGCAGATCCGGTAAGTCCTTCCCCCCCGGAATCCCTTTCCCCGAAAATGCCGCAGGTGGACATGAATGCCGTCGCGAAGGGGTTGCCCGAACCCTCTCCGCCTGAGATGCTGAAATCTTCCGCCAGTCCGGTTACAATCAAGACGGCTGAACCGGATATGGTGAATCCGGATGAATGGTATAACAATAAGCTCAAAGGGGCGGGCGGTCAGGATGATTCCCATTTGCCGGATGGGAGCAAATCTCTTTCCCAGCTCATGGCCCAGTCCTCCTTGGGCAAGGACAGCGGGTACAGCAGGCTGGGAGCGGATCTTCTTTTTGAATACAACAAGGCGGTGATGAAAAATTCCGCCAGGCTGAGCATGCTTCAGCTTGCGGGACTGATGATGAAAAATCCGGATACGATTTTCATTGTGGAAGGTCATACGGACAGCTTTGGTTCCGAGGAATATAATGCCGTGCTTTCCCTGATGCGTGCTAATGCCGTCCGCCAGTGGCTGAAGGATAACGGCATAGCTCTGACGCGCCCGAATGGGGAATGCAGATTGTACATACGCGCTTGCGGCTCTTCCCGTCCCGTCGTTTCCATCAGGGGAGACCGGGATGCCCAGGCCGCCAACCGGAGGGTGGAAATCCACATGCGCAAGCCGGGAGAGGAAATACCCGCCGGGAGCCTGCCCCTTACGTATGCGGTGGATATGAGCACCCCTGTCGCCCGCCAGGTGCGTGCCGGAGTGGGCGCCCGCGCCGGAATTCCCTCCTCCGCGGCAGAAAGGAAAGCGCCCCCCGCAGGGCGTTCATCTTCTGCCTCCCCGGAACGCCGGGAAAATCCTGCGCTGCGTCAGGAAGTAATTCCTGAGGCGGAACCCATTCCGGAAACGATTCCTTCGGCAGAGCCTGTGGAGGAACGCATCCCTTCGGCAGAGCCGGTAGAGGATGACATCCCGCTGGCTGAACCCGTCGTGTGTGCGGGGAGCCGCGCCGTAGTGAAGGGAGGTGCCGGATTGAGATGGAATTGA
- a CDS encoding HAD family hydrolase has translation MTIPDHFADSREAVLKARELLRRAHAVIFDFDGLLVDTEYAIYSSWERVFASCGHPLPLDLFNQCLGSGYTHWNPGEHLEKLTGRTFDWETVNSRRQEEIVRDLEHAGLLPGAGELIRNLGEAGTPMGVASSSSHRWVDGWLNRLGIMPYFQTVVCRDDGLPVKPDPALFLKAAENLGKSPSGCLVLEDSQNGTTAAHRAGMPVISVPNRVTEQADFSLATSIIRSLTELL, from the coding sequence ATGACCATTCCTGATCACTTTGCCGATTCCCGGGAAGCCGTTCTGAAAGCGCGTGAACTGCTCCGGCGGGCACACGCCGTCATTTTTGATTTTGACGGATTGCTGGTGGATACGGAATATGCCATTTATTCCTCCTGGGAACGGGTTTTCGCGTCCTGCGGCCACCCTCTTCCCCTGGATTTGTTCAACCAATGCCTGGGCAGCGGTTACACCCACTGGAATCCCGGAGAACATCTGGAGAAATTGACGGGGCGCACTTTCGACTGGGAAACCGTCAACAGCCGCCGCCAGGAGGAAATCGTCCGGGATCTGGAACATGCCGGCCTCCTGCCCGGCGCCGGAGAACTCATCCGGAACCTGGGGGAAGCCGGAACCCCTATGGGAGTGGCCTCCAGTTCTTCCCACCGCTGGGTGGACGGCTGGCTGAACAGATTGGGCATCATGCCCTATTTTCAAACCGTCGTCTGCCGCGACGACGGCCTCCCCGTCAAACCGGATCCGGCCCTGTTCCTGAAAGCCGCGGAAAACCTGGGTAAATCTCCGTCTGGATGCCTGGTGCTGGAAGACTCCCAGAACGGCACTACAGCCGCACACCGCGCAGGAATGCCAGTCATCTCGGTTCCAAACAGGGTAACGGAGCAGGCGGATTTTTCCCTGGCGACCAGTATCATCCGCTCTCTGACGGAACTTCTTTAG